In Antennarius striatus isolate MH-2024 chromosome 8, ASM4005453v1, whole genome shotgun sequence, a single window of DNA contains:
- the LOC137600498 gene encoding testis-expressed protein 2-like, whose product MTSQHPSHAESPHSTKKQQPAVSPKLHVQRSPSKETITIHFSALGTEEEEEEEELCTTASTTSATQDDSDIVTAVEASEELFEGMPSAAAVASIPESSALSPVSGPHTNDSAFPSSCIPEQRDSTSHSSPSKSLSFPLSEKPFLSLKSLSSDMESRDGIPSAAAPPVRHRHLMKTLVKSLSSDTSQDSSSTPYRLPEPRLNLQLFKQFTQSRMPSSATSSSGDSKTAPSSPLTSPDNRSFFKVSEVEAKIGDTKRRLTEAISEPLQLLSKIIDDKSGSLVSSSLYRPKALSASATELSNIASVNGHLESNNNYCIKEEEAGYSESGSPNSVVPVPTESPVPLSSNSKSPIKSALLSMSLDKCSMSALAKQEDEEFCILYSEDFDTCTDTEPAGGSEGSKAAAQTKEPRRGSSDPFSEDESKNIEPAPTVPNYTLIILTLLVYGYFVLPLPSYIGGMLLGIGLGFFLAIGVLWLTGPKTSGSSFRFSRYHRKLGNVTKLDIKQPEIYKGWMNEISNYNPETYHATLTHSVFVRLEGSIIRLSKPNHNIARRASHNEPKPDVTYISQKIYDLTNSKVHLVPQNLARKRLWNKKYPICIELGKQDDFMSKAEGDRWDTSEGANAKDGADGTERASSFSSRDLTLYLFGRTGREKEDWFQHFLSASKLKVDLKKALSVGTESAVSSHSRNSSRSSLDETLASQPYPRDSSISTTTAGSAKAKPPLDYSVYMASILSKQAVVHPTSALQSPQSSPGADKKLQSAASSPPQPSGDEDAVAWVNALLGRLFWDFLGEPHWAEVVSKKIQMKLSKIRLPYFMNELTLTELDMGLVTPKILQASKPTVDYRGLWFDLEISYSGSFLMTLETKMNLIRLGKEGESVRFGEFGKDGYRPRSYCLADSDEESSSAGSSDEEDFSELSNDSAGGEGWTGGHKPSKIMRFVDKITKSKYFQKATETEFIKKKMEEVSNTRLLLTVEVQELQGTLAVNIPPPPTDRIWYGFRTPPHLELKARPKLGEREVTLAHVTDWIEKKLDQEFQKIFVMPNMDDLWLTIMHSAMDPRTSGGPIVGPAVDPGASQPVKDSTSQP is encoded by the exons ATGACTAGCCAGCATCCTAGCCATGCAGAGAGTCCTCACTCCACAAAGAAACAGCAGCCCGCTGTGTCCCCCAAGCTCCATGTCCAGCGATCGCCTTCAAAGGAGACCATCACCATCCACTTCTCAGCTCTtgggacagaggaagaggaggaggaagaagagctgtGCACAACTGCGTCCACTACCTCAGCCACTCAGGATGACTCTGACATTGTGACAGCCGTAGAAGCCAGCGAGGAGCTGTTTGAAGGGATGCCATCGGCGGCTGCGGTTGCTTCCATTCCTGAATCATCTGCGCTTTCTCCAGTTTCTGGCCCTCACACCAACGATTCTGCCTTTCCATCATCATGCATCCCTGAGCAAAGAGACTCAACTTCCCATTCCTCTCCTTCGAAATCTTTGAGCTTTCCCTTGAGTGAAAAGCCTTTTTTAAGTTTGAAGTCTCTGTCCTCTGACATGGAGTCTCGTGACGGCATCccttctgctgcagctcctccggTAAGACACAGGCACCTCATGAAGACTCTGGTCAAATCGTTATCTTCAGATACTTCCCAGGACTCGTCCTCCACCCCCTACCGTCTTCCAGAACCCCGCCTTAACCTGCAACTCTTCAAGCAATTCACGCAGTCCCGTATGCCATCTTCTGCCACGTCGTCAAGCGGCGATTCCAAAACCGCCCCTTCCTCTCCGTTGACCTCACCAGATAATCGCAGTTTCTTTAAAGTGTCAGAGGTGGAGGCAAAAATTGGAGACACTAAACGCCGTCTCACTGAGGCGATCTCAGAGCCGCTCCAGCTGCTGAGCAAGATCATAGATGACAAGAGTGGCAGCCTGGTCAGCAGCAGCCTTTATCGGCCCAAGGCCCTCTCTGCCAGTGCCACAGAACTGTCCAATATTGCTTCTGTCAACGGTCACCTGGAGAGCAACAACAATTACTGCATCAAAGAAGAAGAGGCAGGTTATTCGGAGTCTGGGAGCCCCAACAGTGTGGTGCCAGTCCCAACCGAATCACCTGTTCCCCTCTCCTCCAATTCAAAGAGCCCCATCAAATCCGCTTTACTCTCCATGTCATTGGACAAATGCTCGATGTCTGCTCTCGCTAAACAAGAGGACGAGGAGTTTTGCATCCTGTACAGTGAGGATTTTGATACGTGCACTGACACAGAACCTGCCGGTGGAAGTGAGGGCTCTAAAGCTGCGGCTCAAACTAAAGAACCACGAAGGGGAAGCTCTGATCCTTTCAGTGAAGACGAATCCAAAAATATTGAGCCAGCACCGACTGTTCCAAACTATACTCTCATAATCCTTACTTTACTGGTGTATGGGTATTTTGTGTTACCTCTGCCCAGTTATATAGGAGGAATGCTGCTTGGGATTGGACTAGGATTCTTTTTAGCCATTGGTGTTTTGTGGTTGACAGGACCAAAAACTTCTGGCAGTAGTTTTAGATTTTCCAGGTACCATAGGAAGCTGGGGAATGTGACCAAGTTGGATATTAAGCAACCGGAAATATACAAG GGCTGGATGAATGAAATATCAAACTACAACCCGGAGACGTACCACGCCACGCTGACGCACTCGGTATTTGTCCGGCTGGAGGGTTCCATCATTCGTCTGTCCAAACCCAACCACAACATCGCCCGTCGTGCGTCGCACAATGAACCAAAACCAGATGTCACCTACATCAGTCAAAAGATCTATGACCTCACCAACAGCAAA GTACATTTAGTGCCTCAGAACCTGGCTAGGAAGCGACTATGGAACAAAAAGTACCCCATCTGCATTGAACTGGGCAAACAGGACGACTTTATGTCCAAGGCTGAGGGAGACAGGTGGGACACCAGCGAGGGCGCCAACGCAAAGGACGGTGCAGACGGGACGGAAAGAGCGTCATCTTTTTCTAGTAGAGACCTGACCCTCTATCTGTttggaagaactgggagggagaaagaggactGGTTCCAGCACTTTCTATCAGCTTCCAAGCTCAAGGTGGACTTGAAGAAGGCTCTAAGTGTTGGGACAGAAAGTG CTGTGAGCTCTCACAGTCGCAACAGCAGCCGTAGCAGTCTAGATGAGACGCTAGCATCTCAGCCCTATCCAAGGGACTCCTCGATCTCCACGACAACAGCAGGCAGTGCCAAAGCCAAGCCACCTTTGGACTACAGTGTATACATGGCCTCCATACTGTCAAAACAGGCGGTGGTTCATCCCACATCTGCTCTCCAGAGTCCACAGAGCAGCCCTGGGGCTGATAAGAAG CTTCAGAGCGCCGCTTCATCTCCACCGCAGCCCAGCGGGGACGAGGATGCTGTTGCCTGGGTGAACGCTCTCCTGGGCCGGCTCTTCTGGGACTTCCTGGGTGAGCCCCACTGGGCTGAAGTGGTCTCCAAGAAGATTCAGATGAAGCTCAGTAAGATACGG CTGCCTTACTTCATGAATGAGCTAACCCTGACAGAACTGGACATGGGTTTGGTCACACCCAAAATTCTCCAGGCATCCAAACCCACCGTCGACTACCGAG GTCTGTGGTTTGACCTGGAGATTTCCTACAGCGGCTCCTTCCTGATGACCCTGGAGACCAAGATGAACCTCATTCGCCTCGGAAAGGAGGGGGAGAGCGTCCGCTTTGGGGAATTTGGCAAAGATGG atacAGACCACGCTCTTACTGCCTGGCTGATAGTGATGAAGAGTCATCTAGTGCCGGATCATCAGACGAGGAAGACTTCTCTGAGCTCTCCAATGACTCTGCTGGGGGAGAGGG CTGGACTGGAGGCCACAAACCCAGCAAGATCATGCGTTTCGTGGATAAGATCACAAAGTCCAAATACTTCCAGAAGGCAACCGAAACGGAGTTCatcaagaagaagatggaggaagTATCGAACACACGCCTTCTGCTCACCGTGGAAGTGCAAGAGCTCCAAGGAACGCTGGCTGTCAACATTCCGCCGCCACCCACTGACAGGATATG GTATGGCTTCaggactccacctcacctggaGCTTAAGGCGCGGCCGAAGCTTGGGGAGAGAGAAGTCACACTGGCTCATGTGACCGACTGGATAGAGAAGAAACTGGACCAGGAATTCCAG aAAATCTTTGTGATGCCAAACATGGATGATCTATGGCTGACCATCATGCATTCTGCCATGGACCCACGAACCTCCGGGGGACCAATAGTGGGCCCCGCCGTGGACCCAGGGGCCTCTCAGCCTGTGAAGGACAGCACCAGCCAGCCATGA